A stretch of Podospora bellae-mahoneyi strain CBS 112042 chromosome 5, whole genome shotgun sequence DNA encodes these proteins:
- the SLM5 gene encoding asparaginyl-tRNA synthetase (COG:J; EggNog:ENOG503NV9Y) produces the protein MRPSVLGSAMRPSASPLVSPWRFVSLADGSSLDPLQAVIESGLAEGLTVGAAVRLTGSWVASPGAAQSHELQVREVKVLGSSDAKTFPIQKKYQTPEYLRTLPHLRPRTPLNALLLRLRSEAVTSLTQFFARQDFVQTHPPIITSSDCEGAGEVFTLNPANDMAGQPGKESADSQDSFFRSKKYLTVSTQLHLEALAQSVGNVWTLSPVFRAEQSDTSRHLSEFYMLEAEMSFVDDMNSVMDLAEDMMRQLGTDLYQSDTVKSLLTRTPHFGQDLAPAGEVDRRWQGLMQPDWPRITYTEAIDILKQHEDKFEHKPVWGAGLQSEHEKFIASTVGKDRPVFVTNYPRDIKAFYMRPTRGPGSEDPSRVTVDCFDLLVPELCEIAGGSMREHQLEPLLDIMTRQGIIKSPSETASEDDSGNGLQWYADLRRWGCPPHGGFGLGFDRLLSYLSGVQTVRDIVSFPRWYGRCDC, from the exons ATGCGGCCCTCCGTTCTGGGGTCTGCCATGCGGCCATCAGCAAGTCCCCTTGTCTCGC CCTGGCGCTTTGTCTCGCTCGCCGATGGTTCCTCGCTGGATCCTCTGCAGGCCGTTATCGAGTCCGGTCTGGCTGAAGG CCTGACTGTCGGCGCGGCCGTCCGACTCACCGGCTCCTGGGTTGCTTCTCCTGGCGCCGCACAAAGCCACGAGTTGCAAGTCAGGGAGGTAAAGGTCTTGGGTTCTTCAGATGCCAAG ACATTTCCCATTCAAAAGAAATATCAGACACCCGAGTACCTTCGTACTTTGCCGCACTTGCGGCCGAGAACACCGCTCAATGCTCTCTTGCTGAGATTGCGGTCCGAAGCCGTAACTTCGTTGACTCAGTTCTTTGCTCGCCAGGATTTTGTACAGACACACCcgcccatcatcacatcGTCCGATTGTGAGGGTGCGGGCGAGGTCTTTACTCTGAACCCGGCCAATGACATGGCTGGCCAACCTGGCAAGGAGTCTGCTGATTCACAAGATTCTTTTTTCCGCTCCAAGAAGTACCTCACAGTTTCGACCCAACTTCATCTAGAGGCTCTTGCACAGTCAGTCGGCAATGTCTGGACCCTGTCCCCTGTATTCCGCGCAGAGCAGAGCGATACATCAAGACATCTCAGCGAGTTCTACATGCTTGAAGCAGAGATGAGCTTCGTCGACGACATGAACTCCGTCATGGACCTCGCTGAGGACATGATGCGTCAACTTGGCACGGATTTATACCAATCAGACACGGTCAAATCTTTGCTGACACGGACACCCCATTTTGGCCAAGATCTGGCTCCGGCGGGAGAGGTTGACCGTCGTTGGCAGGGCTTGATGCAGCCAGACTGGCCCCGTATCACATACACGGAAGCTATTGACATTTTGAAGCAGCATGAAGACAAGTTCGAGCACAAGCCGGTTTGGGGCGCCGGCCTGCAGTCTGAGCATGAAAAGTTCATCGCTTCGACGGTTGGCAAGGACCGGCCGGTCTTTGTCACCAACTACCCCCGTGATATCAAGGCCTTCTACATGCGCCCAACCCGGGGTCCCGGCTCCGAAGATCCTTCCAGAGTCACGGTCGACTGTTTCGACTTGCTTGTTCCCGAACTCTGTGAAATTGCGGGTGGGTCGATGCGTGAGCACCAGTTGGAACCTCTGTTGGACATCATGACGCGTCAAGGGATCATCAAGTCTCCGTCAGAAACTGCATCCGAGGACGATTCTGGAAACGGCCTTCAGTGGTATGCCGACCTGCGTCGATGGGGATGCCCTCCCCACGGTGGGTTTGGCTTGGGCTTCGATCGGCTGCTGAGCTATCTGTCGGGGGTTCAAACGGTGCGAGACATTGTCTCATTCCCACGCTGGTATGGGCGATGCGACTGTTAA
- a CDS encoding hypothetical protein (EggNog:ENOG503P0Z9; COG:S), which translates to MPSSSSKSSKPKPSEVASETKKYYTPLIKHEYANRWQTCSYICRQPLIDIQFEDRPPSVTPPIFYVSTGDPVDMTINWQIQSGTSIPFICAANDRRPGGDWETGAVGYEERLCRRSTLAAALATPGQGSDLNDHYPIPICAGIMSQDVVVFRGPHDKYEKLPLEQWRSLPVVSVPPPRWPKLTQNGTKYSFADEREMVRDKLRGALRICAYYRYDTVVIGDFGLGNGYRNPPQELAELWREVFLYDPDLRGRIRCVMFVFEDPAQSTMQLILDEIAKKAKGGSSSKSKKGGSSSSNSNCPTDFQIFNQVFDSAEIQRVIARPDARYGLDNLLV; encoded by the exons atgccttcctccagctccaaatcctccaagcccaagccctcCGAGGTTGCGTCGGAGACAAAAAAGTACTACACACCCTTGATCAAACACGAATACGCAAACCGATGGCAGACCTGTTCCTACATCTGCCGTCAGCCTCTGATAGATATCCAGTTCGAAGACAGGCCCCCTAGTGTGACACCCCCCATTTTTT ACGTGTCCACGGGTGACCCGGTTGACATGACGATCAACTGGCAGATCCAATCGGGGACTTCTATCCCCTTCATTTGCGCGGCAAACGACAGGCGTCCCGGAGGCGACTGGGAGACCGGGGCGGTTGGCTACGAGGAACGCCTCTGCCGGCGAAGCACCCTTGCAGCGGCCTTGGCTACCCCAGGGCAGGGTTCTGACCTCAACGACCACtatcccatccccatctgTGCCGGGATCATGTCTCAGGATGTTG TCGTCTTCCGAGGGCCCCACGATAAGTACGAGAAGCTCCCGCTGGAGCAATGGCGATCTCTCCCGGTTGTCTCCGTCCCACCACCGCGGTGGCCCAAACTGACGCAGAACGGCACAAAATACTCGTTTGCCGACGAACGGGAGATGGTCAGGGACAAGCTTCGGGGTGCTCTTCGAATCTGCGCCTACTATCGCTATGACACCGTCGTGATTGGAGACTTTGGGTTGGGCAATGGCTACCGGAACCCACCACAAGAGCTAGCGGAGCTCTGGCGGGAAGTGTTCCTCTACGACCCCGACCTCCGAGGCCGTATCCGATGCGTCATGTTTGTCTTTGAAGATCCCGCTCAAAGCACCATGCAGCTCATCCTTGACGAGATTGCCAAGAAAGCCAAGGGGGGTTCATCCAGCAAGTCGAAGAAGGGCGGCTCCAGTTCTTCCAACAGCAATTGCCCCACCGACTTTCAGATATTCAACCAAGTATTCGACAGTGCCGAGATCCAGAGAGTAATTGCAAGGCCGGATGCGAGATATGGGTTAGACAATCTTCTTGTCTAA